The following are encoded in a window of Deinococcus sp. YIM 134068 genomic DNA:
- a CDS encoding IS5 family transposase has protein sequence MKRKTYPSDLTLKQFKRLEFLLPAGRPGGRPRAVDLYEVMCAILYTLQNGNTWRALPHDFPKWQTVYWYFRRFERDGTWAAINRVLVRETRCASGRSAEPSAAILDAQSVRCSPQAGPRGRDAAKRLIGRKRHILVDTLGLLLFVLVTSANVQDHNGGRFVLNAARLRFPRIELVWVDRGYQAGLVGWVKALCGWRLEVVRPEPGARGFQVLPRRWVVERSLAWLTRSRRLSRDFEGRPQTTEAWCYLANIRLMLRRLEPC, from the coding sequence GTGAAACGCAAAACGTACCCGAGCGACCTGACCCTGAAGCAGTTTAAGCGGCTTGAATTCTTGTTGCCTGCGGGCCGACCCGGAGGGCGGCCCCGTGCCGTGGACTTGTACGAGGTCATGTGTGCCATCCTCTACACCCTTCAAAACGGCAACACCTGGCGCGCTTTGCCGCATGACTTTCCGAAGTGGCAGACGGTGTACTGGTATTTTCGCCGCTTTGAGCGGGACGGAACCTGGGCCGCCATCAACCGTGTTCTGGTGCGCGAGACGCGCTGCGCCAGTGGGCGCAGCGCCGAACCGAGTGCCGCCATCCTGGACGCACAATCCGTCCGATGCTCCCCACAAGCCGGGCCACGAGGAAGGGATGCCGCCAAGCGACTGATCGGGCGCAAACGGCACATCTTGGTGGATACGTTGGGTCTGCTGCTGTTTGTCCTGGTCACCAGCGCGAACGTCCAGGATCACAACGGTGGACGGTTTGTGCTGAACGCCGCACGGCTTCGCTTTCCTCGGATAGAACTGGTGTGGGTGGACCGTGGGTATCAGGCAGGCTTGGTGGGATGGGTCAAGGCCCTGTGTGGTTGGAGGCTCGAAGTGGTGCGCCCGGAACCGGGCGCACGCGGCTTTCAGGTCTTGCCCAGACGCTGGGTGGTGGAACGTTCCCTGGCCTGGTTGACCCGTTCTCGTCGGCTGTCCAGGGACTTTGAGGGGCGGCCTCAAACCACCGAAGCGTGGTGCTACCTCGCCAACATTCGCCTCATGCTTCGCCGTCTTGAACCCTGCTGA
- a CDS encoding tyrosine-type recombinase/integrase, whose translation MAARLDLAARSERLARMEPDALRRDAIRWARDVDEEGLWSLIEAYLVSRGSRGARVSNHTLVSYRQGLSTFLAWAVPGGVQLLRPRPNDGFSYARHLEVSGLAPGSVKVRLAAARALFAALRWAGATDAAPLTDVRAARDPVPAWEKRKPYSTRDIARLLKVADPQQAVIVLLGAHCGLRVSEMLGLARADLHLDAERPYLVVTGKRQKRQEVPVSRSTERALRSWVEMTPRLGPRALSLQTRKGVSDQLRELCTRAGVRYDGRHVHGLRHTAGTEVYRETRDLLEVRDHLRHASMETSSIYVNHARAQEKAVNRDW comes from the coding sequence ATGGCAGCACGTCTGGACCTTGCGGCCCGCTCCGAACGGCTGGCCCGGATGGAGCCGGACGCCCTGCGCCGTGATGCGATCCGCTGGGCCCGGGACGTGGACGAGGAGGGCCTGTGGTCCCTGATCGAAGCCTACCTCGTGAGCCGGGGCAGCCGCGGCGCCCGCGTCAGCAACCATACCCTGGTGAGTTACCGTCAGGGGCTGAGCACCTTTCTCGCGTGGGCGGTTCCGGGAGGCGTTCAGCTCCTGCGTCCGCGACCGAACGACGGCTTCTCCTACGCGCGCCACTTGGAGGTCAGTGGCCTCGCGCCGGGCAGCGTAAAGGTGCGGCTGGCGGCGGCGCGGGCCCTGTTCGCGGCTCTGCGCTGGGCCGGGGCAACGGACGCGGCCCCGCTGACGGACGTGCGGGCGGCCCGCGACCCGGTCCCCGCCTGGGAGAAGCGCAAGCCGTACTCCACCCGCGACATCGCGAGGCTGCTGAAGGTGGCCGACCCGCAGCAGGCCGTGATCGTGCTCCTCGGCGCGCACTGCGGTCTGCGGGTGAGCGAGATGCTGGGCCTGGCCCGGGCCGACCTGCACCTGGACGCGGAACGGCCCTACCTCGTCGTGACGGGCAAGCGGCAAAAACGCCAGGAGGTCCCGGTGAGCCGGAGCACCGAGCGGGCGCTGCGCAGCTGGGTGGAGATGACCCCGAGGCTCGGGCCCCGGGCGCTCAGCCTGCAGACCCGCAAAGGGGTCAGCGACCAGCTCCGCGAGTTGTGCACCCGGGCGGGGGTGAGGTACGACGGGCGGCACGTCCACGGGCTGCGCCATACGGCGGGCACCGAGGTTTACCGCGAGACCCGCGACCTGCTGGAGGTCCGGGACCACCTGCGTCACGCGTCGATGGAGACGAGCTCCATCTATGTGAATCACGCCCGGGCGCAGGAGAAGGCTGTCAACCGGGACTGGTAG
- a CDS encoding restriction endonuclease subunit M: MKTAAAAGVKTVVGLKPEEVVRQRVIKDLKALGWQEHRLRWKPEWQIPDTPHDLTKRERGQKFSTCGSADLVAFADDTCEWHALQVIFEFKAPDIDGGRAQLMRYLSNEPMAKMGFWTNGEQTLAVYKSHSSGWVMEPNATLPRPGDDLTKPPESPPTWNMMRTPSEAELSGALRRVLATVVVGDPNVTRAEDQLREVTHVLFVKLESDSVASHSANQNDPVDFRIYGDAVTKVTLTAKEIRKQFRSYFNSQRTRIFNPNDREDLLLSDETIYALVAELTPYRILGDKVDLLSKAFQIFRSKALKSGEGQFLTPLRVIRPCVMAMEITSRDKVIDPACGTGGFLVEALRQVADRDFPTEAESWNLVKWANDKLYGIDKDDIGVKLTRAIMVAMRDGSTHAMLGDAVRLHQWPQKYPLLAQTLGASDKPGEKPKVHEQFTVVITNPPFGEDLKVKAADCRQSNYSISKAAAMKGVNDYVDLEIGLVYLELAHRLLQVGGRVGIILPETYFFSHSYRWLAGWLHGRLELRGMLNIPMEAFEEFCRAKTNFYIFEKVGNGDDGTPKANK, from the coding sequence GTGAAGACCGCTGCTGCAGCTGGTGTCAAGACGGTCGTAGGGCTGAAGCCTGAGGAAGTTGTGCGCCAGCGCGTAATCAAGGATTTGAAGGCGCTGGGGTGGCAGGAACACCGTCTGAGGTGGAAACCCGAGTGGCAGATTCCGGACACGCCGCACGACTTGACCAAGCGCGAACGCGGCCAGAAGTTCTCGACCTGCGGCTCGGCGGATCTGGTGGCTTTCGCCGACGACACCTGCGAGTGGCACGCCCTCCAGGTCATCTTCGAGTTCAAGGCACCGGACATCGACGGGGGAAGGGCCCAGTTGATGCGGTACTTGAGCAACGAGCCCATGGCCAAGATGGGCTTCTGGACCAATGGCGAACAGACCTTGGCCGTATACAAAAGCCACAGCTCCGGCTGGGTCATGGAGCCGAACGCCACCCTTCCGCGCCCCGGTGATGATCTGACCAAGCCGCCGGAGAGTCCACCGACGTGGAACATGATGCGGACCCCCAGCGAGGCCGAACTCTCCGGTGCGCTGCGCCGTGTCCTTGCTACGGTTGTCGTCGGTGACCCCAACGTCACGCGGGCTGAGGACCAGCTTCGTGAGGTAACGCACGTGCTGTTCGTCAAGCTCGAGAGCGATTCCGTCGCCAGCCACAGCGCCAACCAGAACGACCCCGTGGACTTCCGCATCTACGGCGACGCAGTGACCAAGGTGACATTGACCGCCAAGGAGATTCGTAAGCAGTTCCGCTCCTACTTCAACAGCCAGCGCACGCGGATCTTCAACCCCAACGACCGCGAAGACCTGCTGTTGAGCGACGAGACCATCTACGCCCTGGTCGCCGAGTTGACCCCGTACCGGATCCTCGGCGACAAGGTCGACTTGTTGTCCAAGGCTTTCCAGATCTTCCGGTCCAAGGCACTTAAGAGCGGTGAAGGCCAATTCCTGACCCCACTCCGGGTGATCCGCCCGTGTGTGATGGCGATGGAGATCACGTCCAGAGACAAGGTGATTGACCCAGCCTGTGGTACCGGCGGCTTCCTGGTTGAGGCCCTGCGGCAGGTCGCTGATCGCGACTTCCCGACCGAGGCCGAGAGTTGGAACCTGGTCAAGTGGGCCAACGACAAGCTCTATGGCATTGACAAGGACGATATCGGCGTCAAGCTGACGCGGGCCATCATGGTCGCCATGCGCGATGGATCCACCCACGCGATGCTTGGTGACGCCGTGCGCCTGCACCAGTGGCCGCAGAAGTACCCACTGTTGGCTCAGACACTGGGTGCCAGCGATAAGCCCGGCGAAAAGCCCAAGGTACACGAGCAGTTCACCGTGGTTATTACCAACCCACCGTTCGGCGAGGACCTGAAGGTGAAGGCGGCGGACTGCCGGCAGTCGAACTACTCGATCTCCAAAGCCGCTGCAATGAAGGGCGTGAACGACTACGTCGACCTGGAGATCGGCTTGGTCTACTTGGAGTTGGCCCACCGCCTTCTGCAAGTCGGTGGTCGGGTGGGCATCATCTTGCCCGAGACTTATTTCTTCAGCCACTCATACCGCTGGCTGGCCGGGTGGCTACACGGCCGGTTGGAGTTGCGCGGCATGCTGAACATCCCGATGGAAGCTTTTGAGGAGTTCTGCCGGGCCAAGACCAACTTCTACATCTTCGAGAAGGTCGGCAATGGCGATGACGGCACTCCCAAGGCTAACAAGTAA
- a CDS encoding DUF4238 domain-containing protein, producing the protein MPNRQQPSKWHHYVPSGYLANFTTSMGGLYGYNKRTGRSFQHAKPRDVAAADHFHTDPRREDPLELERRLDREFEAPLLRVINRVLGRVRLERAGLPPHGPLVTADEQFELAKFVALQMVRTQKTRAEMEQVAPKYRTSGMTLNDEDVGRYAHLGLLEQHMQDDFAWFGGTIAQNRLTFLVPLDNQAFWVSDHPTLVGRGTDDGRAFWGGVGLKDERLELYLPLAWDVTAVFVGKHVRRLPRVIEMRAEQVEQRNLMTFKAADVLVLGRSPIAPAP; encoded by the coding sequence ATGCCCAACCGTCAGCAACCTTCAAAGTGGCACCACTACGTTCCCTCAGGGTATCTGGCGAACTTCACGACTTCTATGGGCGGGTTGTACGGGTACAACAAACGCACCGGCAGGTCCTTCCAACACGCCAAACCACGGGACGTAGCCGCCGCGGACCATTTCCATACAGACCCCAGGCGCGAAGACCCGCTGGAGCTTGAGCGTCGACTCGACCGGGAGTTCGAGGCGCCCTTGCTCAGGGTGATCAACCGGGTGCTTGGGCGTGTGCGGCTGGAGCGGGCGGGTTTGCCGCCGCATGGACCGTTGGTCACCGCTGACGAGCAGTTCGAGTTGGCGAAGTTCGTGGCCCTCCAAATGGTCCGGACCCAGAAAACACGGGCCGAGATGGAGCAAGTCGCCCCCAAGTACCGCACCAGTGGCATGACCCTGAACGATGAGGACGTGGGACGTTACGCCCACCTGGGGCTCTTGGAACAGCACATGCAGGACGACTTCGCGTGGTTTGGTGGCACCATCGCCCAGAATCGGCTGACCTTCCTGGTTCCTTTGGATAATCAGGCATTCTGGGTCAGCGACCATCCAACCTTGGTGGGACGCGGCACCGATGACGGGCGGGCGTTCTGGGGCGGGGTTGGCCTGAAGGACGAGCGTCTGGAGCTGTACTTGCCGCTCGCCTGGGATGTCACCGCTGTTTTCGTCGGGAAGCATGTTCGCCGCCTCCCGAGGGTCATTGAAATGCGGGCGGAACAGGTAGAGCAGCGCAACCTGATGACCTTTAAGGCCGCCGACGTGCTGGTGCTGGGGCGTTCCCCCATCGCTCCGGCTCCATAG
- a CDS encoding transposase produces the protein MGKQRKKWPTDTKEQIVLAVLGGQLSVAEAARQHAVNESLIHTWKAQFIEAGRARLDGDRQGDRHTELQRENERLKVLVGEKELALQIAKKARGL, from the coding sequence ATGGGGAAGCAGCGGAAAAAGTGGCCGACGGATACCAAGGAGCAGATCGTCCTGGCAGTTCTGGGGGGCCAGCTCAGCGTGGCTGAAGCTGCACGGCAGCACGCGGTCAACGAGAGCCTGATTCACACCTGGAAAGCCCAGTTCATCGAGGCGGGCCGTGCCCGCCTTGATGGAGACCGCCAGGGGGACCGACACACCGAGCTGCAACGCGAGAACGAACGTCTCAAAGTCTTGGTGGGCGAGAAGGAGCTGGCCCTCCAGATTGCAAAAAAAGCACGGGGTCTTTGA
- a CDS encoding integrase core domain-containing protein, which produces MAQLLTLYEEFRRDHPYLSLACFAREAGVPAWKLRDARQQAAQQAGREKRQQARLERIRQVALSHPTYGYRRLHQVMAASPAQEQPAPGQIGLHTIRLALGELGLQPPVPRKTRKKVVPAICETLWPSGRRIQVDATRFNLGDGICWAYLVLDVETRTLLHVSVVRSLAAGSAGTALHIGLKVLRGLGLREEVLVMTDGGSDFTSAAFQTACQEVGCWVRARVSQQGGMGVLERTNRTLKYEFVFREEFATMQELREGAVRFRDWYNQVRLHSALGYACPWAKLLETAKSRNAA; this is translated from the coding sequence GTGGCTCAGCTCCTCACCCTCTACGAGGAGTTTCGCAGAGACCATCCGTACCTGAGCTTGGCCTGCTTCGCCCGCGAAGCAGGGGTTCCGGCCTGGAAGCTGCGAGACGCCCGCCAGCAGGCCGCTCAGCAGGCAGGGCGGGAAAAGCGGCAACAAGCCCGGCTGGAACGGATTCGTCAGGTGGCGCTGTCACATCCCACGTACGGCTACCGGCGACTTCATCAGGTGATGGCGGCATCACCTGCCCAGGAGCAGCCTGCTCCTGGGCAGATCGGGCTGCACACGATTCGCTTGGCCCTGGGCGAACTGGGCCTCCAGCCGCCTGTTCCAAGAAAGACCCGGAAGAAGGTTGTCCCTGCAATCTGCGAGACGTTGTGGCCCAGCGGGCGCCGTATTCAGGTCGATGCCACCCGGTTCAATCTCGGGGATGGCATCTGTTGGGCGTATCTGGTTCTGGACGTGGAGACCCGCACGCTGCTCCATGTCTCCGTCGTCCGCAGCCTCGCGGCAGGCAGCGCGGGGACCGCGCTGCACATAGGGCTGAAGGTGTTGCGGGGCCTGGGTCTCCGTGAGGAGGTGTTGGTCATGACGGATGGCGGCTCAGATTTCACCTCGGCGGCCTTTCAGACTGCCTGTCAGGAGGTGGGGTGCTGGGTCCGGGCCAGGGTCTCGCAACAAGGAGGGATGGGCGTTTTGGAGCGCACCAACCGAACTCTGAAATACGAGTTCGTCTTCCGCGAGGAGTTCGCAACCATGCAGGAATTGCGCGAGGGGGCTGTCAGATTCCGTGACTGGTACAACCAGGTCCGACTTCATTCAGCTCTGGGGTACGCCTGCCCCTGGGCTAAGCTGTTGGAGACGGCGAAGTCTCGCAACGCCGCTTGA
- a CDS encoding S1 family peptidase, with product MSNLPQVVEQIHSGVVHLQLVLRGKVEASATGFMVQRHLITNNHVLAPLRAQRDEPEARVVVRSSSLGSRATAAAVELSLPAFLAGFQEGSPEEDADFAVLFLSELAAQERYQFTLGSGQGRRLGERVVFLGYPLTHENLCVHEGVISSLYERNGVTVIQLGASVNPGNSGGPLIDPETGEVIGIVSRKADGLTRAIEDLEAEHAFLHGHLTARPIPQPGVDRLIAMHGSFIALTRELRRSANVGFGYALAVDRLAASSFLIHEPQVPIEHQPFGERATPAPVGGRLRRVVRSVRRASTWLRVRTAKPRALLAELHRAWQEAYLTLVVGLSVFSTFWLAAISYVSFSQKGELPKNIFVTGVNDLANLTFLGLGVFAALLYGAGAFYTGVGVLPLARALGRAGRSTFHAAFFALLTTVLVIGTRIFDGGKFFDGSGWGWETLRGLAWLASGASALTFVLALWHVMVASQRVATTLVVHERQGEVGPGTPGAEASSLPSARDTPAVESRGFRKP from the coding sequence ATGTCGAATCTTCCCCAGGTGGTCGAGCAGATTCACTCCGGCGTCGTTCATCTGCAACTGGTGCTTCGGGGCAAGGTCGAGGCCAGCGCGACCGGGTTCATGGTGCAGCGCCACCTGATCACGAACAACCACGTCCTCGCCCCCCTGCGGGCCCAGCGGGACGAACCGGAGGCGCGGGTCGTGGTGCGCTCCAGCAGTCTGGGCAGCCGCGCCACGGCCGCCGCCGTCGAGCTGTCCCTTCCGGCGTTTCTGGCGGGCTTCCAGGAGGGTTCTCCCGAGGAGGACGCCGACTTCGCCGTGCTTTTCCTCTCCGAACTCGCCGCGCAGGAGAGATACCAGTTCACGTTGGGCTCCGGGCAAGGCCGTCGCCTGGGCGAGCGGGTCGTCTTCCTCGGCTACCCACTGACGCACGAGAACCTCTGCGTGCACGAGGGCGTCATCTCGTCCCTGTATGAGCGCAACGGTGTGACCGTGATCCAGCTCGGTGCCAGCGTGAACCCGGGCAATTCCGGTGGCCCCCTCATCGATCCCGAGACCGGCGAGGTCATCGGCATCGTCAGCCGCAAGGCCGACGGCCTGACCAGGGCCATCGAGGACCTGGAGGCCGAGCACGCCTTCCTCCACGGCCACCTCACGGCGCGCCCGATTCCCCAACCCGGGGTGGATCGCCTGATCGCCATGCACGGGTCCTTCATCGCCCTGACCCGGGAACTGCGCCGCTCCGCGAATGTCGGCTTCGGGTATGCCCTCGCGGTGGACCGTCTGGCAGCCTCCTCCTTTCTGATCCATGAGCCGCAGGTCCCTATAGAGCATCAACCTTTTGGGGAGCGGGCTACTCCTGCCCCTGTAGGTGGCCGGCTGCGGCGGGTGGTGCGGAGCGTGCGCCGCGCTTCCACCTGGCTCCGTGTCCGCACGGCGAAACCACGCGCCCTGCTCGCCGAACTCCACCGGGCGTGGCAGGAGGCCTACCTGACGCTCGTCGTCGGCCTCTCGGTGTTCTCCACCTTCTGGCTGGCAGCGATCTCCTACGTCTCGTTCTCCCAGAAGGGCGAGTTGCCCAAGAACATCTTCGTGACCGGGGTGAACGACCTCGCCAACCTGACCTTCCTGGGCCTCGGGGTCTTTGCGGCGCTGCTGTATGGTGCCGGGGCGTTCTACACGGGCGTGGGGGTTCTTCCCCTCGCCCGTGCCCTGGGCCGGGCAGGACGCAGCACTTTTCACGCCGCCTTCTTCGCCCTGCTGACCACCGTTCTGGTCATCGGCACCCGAATCTTCGATGGGGGCAAATTCTTCGATGGGAGCGGCTGGGGTTGGGAAACGCTGCGTGGGTTGGCGTGGCTTGCCTCGGGTGCGAGTGCCCTGACGTTCGTCCTGGCCTTGTGGCATGTCATGGTCGCGTCCCAAAGGGTGGCCACGACGCTCGTCGTCCACGAACGGCAGGGAGAGGTCGGCCCCGGCACTCCAGGTGCAGAAGCTTCGTCTCTCCCGTCCGCGCGGGATACCCCTGCCGTTGAGAGCCGTGGGTTCCGCAAGCCCTAA
- a CDS encoding SIR2 family NAD-dependent protein deacylase, protein MTAPIFRGAAFVEHIRTRLWDGGASGRATVMIGAGFSRNAQPSSPSAPRFPLLEDYRAALAEHLNLGASVAAHLPLERLASEYEASFGRETLNDAITRLIPWRQYHPGPLHQLLLELPWADVFTTNYDPLLEDTRALVHGRKYDLVLNPDDIPTASPPRIVKLHGSFPSMRPFIFTEEDFRSYPRRFAPFVNLVQQGMMEHTLCLLGFSGDDPNFLRWAGWVRDELGPHRPRIYLVGVLDLQDGRRRYLEQLGITPVDLAELFPWRADQDSGRRHQQATEWFLRSLANGEPPDLRRWPGGAVRPQPHGLPHEPLPSRSPHVMPERDEDGQRTLSGAYRQARALRLAYPGWEVCPVEKRETLHLTSRGWFGRVLIEEAVEQEAPLDLLIAREGVWQLALAGEPLTPTGVKALDTILTRTDPSTPPDGDSNVVLPKEFSPSDKGEVLPWLEVKAAWVEAAFAQLVEAREDVHEERFLKWEEALRGIVQGHPDWEARRDWEGVRWAITILDREGALQRLRRWPEQHNDPFWEGRRAAALAEVGEIEAARDLNQRTLNRVRAAQVPGQADYRLLSQEGWLMVQARLIGIERYEEWEAEVAANDRRIGRLSTLRQYDCDPWEDLTRLKTQAAEAFLKLNAQQESLSEEREFDAGWVKRVRVIGGSATGRDAKPALRLLRLPEWAAYPLRVGSVTFGAGELTPVIVPLLRGAAPRLGALTAVRAGAGDALKVSLSRDTVANMVPEDASTLIGLLLNALSQAGEEAERARERIRYGEHHFSYQVLQHGLEALSRLMLHADPEQRRAAVELAIRLAGVHAIQWDSNFYEPLGHLLRRGVGVMSNEEKLDVLPNLAAFPIPAGNISLGERWPDPFSEQHFSVQLPADLAPLPADVPQRLLAQAGATSSFERHTALVRLAALFRLGFLNPEHQQAFAQTLWRDRDDQGLPRDTPFYRFAFLKLPHPPGVEPDTLLKARYLEGGAFQPVAEDAQEVNLGKADPQARMRNDLISLREAPLPWTPEDIRRLLDRLQAWWPGMIRAWELLPEDWVDRGAATPLLDVLREVLLPHAGTHREAVGAFIHEVAQYFQTHGFAVSPGGTTLNDQEAARALVDGLIGAAPGVLREVTQRAARTLLAASQDNEALNEDLRELRGALLARVIYRASPNLDAPLRAVAHLIKQGMILEPGELRQVLLSLFHLAYETAPRPETGPTNEQRSERADLRAAASALAAALYQQAQDEPPPTLVTWAEIGRSDSLPEVREPWK, encoded by the coding sequence TTGACCGCTCCCATCTTCCGGGGGGCGGCGTTCGTTGAACATATCCGCACACGTTTATGGGACGGAGGGGCATCCGGACGCGCCACTGTGATGATCGGTGCGGGCTTTAGCCGGAATGCACAGCCCAGCAGCCCGAGTGCTCCCCGCTTCCCACTGCTGGAGGACTACCGTGCGGCGCTGGCCGAACACCTGAATCTCGGTGCCTCGGTGGCGGCCCACCTGCCCCTGGAACGCCTGGCAAGTGAGTACGAGGCGTCCTTCGGGCGTGAGACCCTCAACGACGCCATCACCCGCCTGATCCCCTGGCGGCAGTACCACCCGGGGCCCCTGCACCAGTTGCTGCTTGAGCTGCCCTGGGCGGACGTGTTCACCACCAATTACGACCCGTTGCTGGAGGATACGCGCGCGCTCGTACACGGCCGGAAGTACGACCTTGTGCTGAATCCGGACGACATACCGACCGCTAGCCCGCCGCGTATCGTGAAACTGCACGGCAGCTTTCCCTCTATGCGCCCCTTCATCTTCACGGAGGAGGACTTCCGAAGTTATCCACGCCGCTTCGCGCCGTTCGTGAACCTCGTGCAGCAGGGCATGATGGAGCACACCCTGTGCCTGCTGGGCTTTTCGGGCGACGACCCGAATTTCTTGCGCTGGGCCGGATGGGTGCGGGACGAACTCGGCCCCCACCGTCCCCGGATCTACCTCGTGGGCGTGCTGGATCTTCAGGACGGACGGCGCCGCTACCTGGAACAACTCGGCATCACCCCCGTTGATCTGGCCGAGCTGTTCCCCTGGAGGGCGGATCAGGACAGCGGCAGGCGTCACCAGCAGGCGACCGAGTGGTTCCTGCGCTCGCTCGCCAACGGGGAGCCGCCTGACCTTCGCCGGTGGCCGGGCGGCGCTGTTCGTCCCCAACCACACGGGCTACCTCATGAGCCGCTTCCTTCTCGCAGTCCACACGTCATGCCCGAGAGGGATGAGGACGGTCAGCGGACGTTGAGCGGTGCCTACCGGCAAGCCCGCGCCCTGCGCCTTGCCTATCCAGGTTGGGAAGTCTGCCCGGTGGAGAAGCGCGAAACGCTTCACCTGACCTCCCGGGGGTGGTTTGGCCGGGTCCTGATCGAGGAGGCTGTGGAGCAGGAAGCCCCCCTGGACCTCCTCATTGCACGAGAGGGCGTGTGGCAGTTGGCGCTTGCGGGTGAGCCGCTTACACCGACTGGCGTGAAGGCCCTCGACACAATCCTGACTCGCACCGATCCCAGCACGCCACCGGACGGCGATTCAAACGTGGTCCTTCCGAAGGAGTTCAGCCCCTCGGACAAAGGCGAGGTGCTGCCCTGGCTGGAGGTGAAGGCGGCCTGGGTCGAGGCCGCGTTCGCGCAACTGGTCGAGGCACGCGAGGACGTTCACGAGGAGCGGTTCCTCAAGTGGGAGGAGGCCCTGCGGGGCATCGTGCAGGGCCACCCGGACTGGGAGGCCCGGCGGGATTGGGAAGGCGTGCGCTGGGCCATCACCATACTTGACCGCGAGGGCGCACTCCAGCGCCTGCGCCGCTGGCCCGAGCAACACAACGACCCCTTCTGGGAGGGCCGGAGGGCCGCGGCCCTAGCAGAGGTCGGCGAGATCGAGGCGGCCCGCGACCTCAACCAGCGCACCCTGAATCGCGTCCGCGCCGCCCAGGTGCCCGGCCAGGCGGACTACCGCCTGCTGTCCCAGGAGGGCTGGTTGATGGTCCAGGCGCGCCTCATCGGCATCGAACGGTACGAGGAGTGGGAGGCAGAGGTCGCCGCCAACGACCGTCGCATAGGTCGCCTCAGCACCCTCCGTCAGTACGACTGCGACCCCTGGGAAGACCTCACGCGTCTGAAAACCCAGGCCGCGGAAGCGTTTTTGAAGTTGAACGCCCAGCAGGAGAGCCTGTCCGAGGAACGGGAGTTCGACGCCGGTTGGGTCAAGCGGGTCCGCGTCATTGGTGGGTCCGCCACGGGGCGTGACGCTAAGCCAGCGCTCCGGTTGCTGCGCCTACCTGAGTGGGCCGCCTATCCACTGCGGGTCGGCTCGGTGACCTTCGGTGCTGGCGAGCTGACACCCGTGATTGTGCCGCTGCTTCGTGGGGCCGCGCCCCGCCTTGGCGCCCTCACCGCGGTTCGGGCAGGAGCGGGCGATGCTCTCAAGGTGTCGCTGAGCCGGGACACCGTGGCGAACATGGTGCCGGAGGACGCCTCAACCCTCATCGGGTTGCTCCTGAATGCCCTAAGCCAGGCGGGAGAGGAGGCCGAGCGCGCGCGGGAGCGCATTCGGTACGGTGAGCACCACTTCTCATATCAAGTGCTTCAGCACGGACTGGAGGCTCTCTCACGGTTGATGCTGCACGCCGACCCTGAGCAACGCCGTGCGGCTGTCGAACTCGCCATACGCCTGGCTGGCGTACACGCGATTCAGTGGGACAGCAACTTCTACGAGCCCCTCGGCCACCTGCTGCGCCGCGGTGTAGGGGTGATGTCCAATGAGGAAAAGCTCGACGTCTTGCCCAACCTCGCGGCGTTTCCTATTCCGGCAGGTAACATCTCGCTCGGTGAACGTTGGCCCGACCCTTTCTCAGAACAGCACTTCTCCGTTCAACTTCCTGCCGATTTGGCGCCCCTGCCAGCGGACGTTCCTCAGCGGCTGCTCGCTCAGGCAGGCGCAACATCAAGTTTTGAGCGACACACCGCGCTCGTTCGCCTGGCCGCCCTCTTCAGGTTGGGGTTCCTCAACCCGGAGCATCAACAGGCCTTCGCCCAAACCCTGTGGCGCGACCGGGACGACCAGGGCCTGCCTCGGGACACGCCCTTCTACCGCTTCGCCTTCTTAAAGCTGCCGCATCCCCCGGGCGTCGAGCCCGATACCCTGTTAAAAGCACGGTACCTCGAAGGCGGTGCCTTTCAACCCGTGGCGGAGGATGCACAAGAGGTCAACTTGGGCAAGGCCGACCCCCAGGCCAGGATGCGCAATGACCTGATCAGTCTGAGAGAGGCCCCCCTGCCCTGGACGCCCGAAGACATACGCAGGCTCCTTGATCGCCTCCAGGCGTGGTGGCCCGGCATGATTCGGGCCTGGGAGCTCCTTCCTGAGGACTGGGTGGATAGGGGGGCGGCCACGCCGCTGCTCGACGTTCTCAGAGAAGTGCTTTTGCCCCACGCAGGAACACATCGAGAGGCCGTCGGGGCGTTCATCCATGAGGTGGCGCAATATTTCCAAACCCACGGCTTTGCTGTGTCCCCTGGTGGGACCACCCTTAATGACCAAGAGGCGGCGCGAGCCCTGGTCGATGGGCTTATCGGCGCGGCACCTGGTGTGTTGAGGGAGGTGACCCAGCGCGCCGCTCGTACCCTGCTTGCCGCCAGCCAAGACAATGAGGCGTTGAATGAAGACCTCCGTGAATTGCGGGGAGCGTTGCTGGCCCGGGTCATCTACCGGGCCTCCCCAAATTTGGACGCCCCCCTACGTGCCGTGGCGCATCTGATCAAGCAAGGCATGATCCTTGAGCCGGGGGAACTGCGGCAAGTGCTGCTGAGCCTCTTCCATCTTGCGTATGAAACGGCGCCCCGACCCGAGACAGGCCCAACGAACGAGCAACGCAGCGAGCGCGCCGACCTGCGCGCCGCCGCCTCCGCCCTCGCCGCCGCCCTTTACCAACAAGCTCAGGATGAGCCTCCTCCCACCTTGGTGACCTGGGCGGAGATTGGCCGTAGCGACTCACTGCCCGAGGTACGTGAGCCCTGGAAGTGA